One window of the Paraburkholderia sp. PGU19 genome contains the following:
- the rqpR gene encoding response regulator transcription factor RqpR (The RqpSR system (Regulating Quorum sensing and Pathogenicity Sensor kinase and Response regulator) co-occurs with and modulates the expression of cis-2-dodecenoic acid quorum-sensing systems.), with translation MSLRILIAEDHAIVRQGVRQLLIDRGVADDVAEAQTGTEVLMEASKHVYDVILLDISLPDMNGVEVLKRLKRKLPRAPVLMFSMYREDQYAVRALKAGAAGYLSKTVDATQMIAAIQQVAAGRKYVSPAMAEALADYVSFDGEQLPHEKLSDREYQTLCMLASGKRLTDIANALSLSVKTVSVYRTRLLEKMKLRNNAELTFYVMSNRLVDLNPAMAG, from the coding sequence ATGAGCCTGCGCATTCTGATTGCCGAGGACCACGCCATCGTTCGACAGGGCGTGCGGCAGCTGCTGATCGACCGCGGCGTCGCCGACGATGTCGCCGAGGCGCAGACGGGTACCGAGGTGCTCATGGAAGCGTCGAAGCACGTGTACGACGTGATCCTGCTCGATATCTCGCTGCCGGACATGAACGGCGTCGAGGTGCTCAAGCGTCTGAAGCGCAAGCTGCCGCGCGCTCCCGTGCTGATGTTTTCGATGTATCGCGAGGACCAGTATGCGGTGCGGGCGCTAAAGGCAGGCGCGGCCGGTTACTTGTCGAAGACCGTCGACGCCACGCAGATGATCGCCGCGATCCAGCAGGTCGCGGCGGGCCGCAAGTACGTGAGCCCGGCGATGGCGGAAGCGCTCGCCGACTACGTATCGTTCGACGGCGAGCAGTTGCCACACGAGAAGCTCTCCGACCGCGAGTACCAGACGCTGTGCATGCTCGCGTCGGGCAAGCGGCTGACGGATATCGCGAACGCGCTGTCGTTGTCGGTGAAGACGGTGAGCGTCTATCGCACGCGGCTGCTGGAGAAAATGAAGCTGCGCAACAACGCCGAGCTGACCTTCTATGTGATGAGCAACCGCCTCGTCGACCTGAATCCGGCGATGGCCGGCTGA
- a CDS encoding xanthine dehydrogenase family protein subunit M, whose amino-acid sequence MYSFDYQRAADPKSAVANLSADSEAKYLAGGQSLLPTMRLRLAQPSKLIDVTRIPQLKEIRVEPAKVTVGAAVCHADVASHADVQRVLPVLAFLAGHIGDRQVRSLGTIGGSIANNDPAADYPAAVLGLDGTVVTDRRRISAADFFVGMYETALQPDELIVAVEFPVPEKAAYEKFKNPASHFALTGVFVAKTAGGVRVAITGAAASVFRATDMENALAANFTEAAARGVTIAPDDLNTDMHASAEYRAHLIPVLTARAVRAANG is encoded by the coding sequence ATGTATTCATTCGACTATCAACGTGCAGCCGATCCGAAGAGCGCCGTGGCCAACCTGAGCGCCGACAGCGAGGCAAAGTATCTGGCAGGCGGACAAAGCCTGCTGCCGACGATGCGCCTCCGTCTCGCGCAGCCATCGAAGCTGATCGACGTCACGCGCATTCCGCAGTTGAAGGAGATTCGCGTCGAGCCGGCCAAAGTGACGGTCGGTGCGGCCGTCTGTCATGCGGACGTCGCGAGTCACGCGGACGTGCAGCGCGTATTGCCGGTGCTCGCGTTTCTCGCGGGGCATATCGGCGACCGGCAGGTGCGCTCACTCGGCACGATCGGCGGATCGATTGCGAACAACGATCCCGCGGCGGATTATCCCGCCGCCGTGCTCGGCCTCGACGGAACCGTCGTGACGGACCGGCGCCGCATTTCGGCGGCGGATTTCTTCGTCGGTATGTATGAAACGGCGTTGCAACCCGACGAACTGATCGTCGCCGTCGAGTTTCCCGTGCCGGAGAAAGCCGCGTACGAGAAGTTCAAGAATCCGGCGTCGCACTTCGCGTTGACGGGCGTGTTCGTCGCGAAGACGGCGGGCGGTGTGCGCGTCGCGATCACGGGCGCGGCGGCATCGGTGTTTCGCGCGACGGACATGGAGAACGCGCTCGCCGCGAACTTCACGGAAGCCGCCGCACGCGGCGTGACGATCGCACCGGACGACCTCAACACCGACATGCACGCGAGCGCTGAATATCGCGCTCATCTGATACCCGTGCTGACGGCGCGCGCGGTGCGAGCCGCAAACGGCTAG
- a CDS encoding amino acid permease has product MSLFRKKNVEHMIAGAQAAGLKKALGALDLTFLGVGAIIGTGIFVLTGTGAVQAGPALMLSFLIAAVACGFAALAYAEFASTIPVAGSIYTYSYATLGELAAWIIGWDLMLEYGLATSAVSVGWSGYLQSLLSGFGVSLPVALTAAPGALPGHETLFNLPAFLVMMAITTLLSVGVRESTRVNNLMVAIKVTVVLLVIAVGVFHVKPENWHPFMPNGMGGVFGAAAVMFFAFIGFDSVSSAAEEVKDPKRDLPIGIIASLGVCAVLYVAVAAVVTGIVPSAQFANISHPVSYALQVAGQNWVAGFIDLGAVLGMLTVILVMAYGQTRVIFAMSRDGLLPAALSKVHPRFATPFATTWLVGIVFGLIGALVPLNVLAELINIGTLAAFSMVSIAVLVLRRTHPDLPRAFRCPGVPIVPVLAVASCLFLMVNLSKVTWIAFVIWLLVGMIVYFGYSRRHSKLAHGER; this is encoded by the coding sequence ATGTCCCTCTTTCGCAAAAAGAACGTCGAGCACATGATCGCCGGCGCGCAGGCTGCCGGCCTGAAGAAAGCGCTCGGCGCGCTCGATCTGACCTTTCTCGGCGTCGGCGCCATCATCGGCACCGGCATCTTCGTGCTGACGGGGACGGGCGCGGTGCAGGCCGGCCCGGCACTGATGCTGTCATTCCTGATCGCAGCCGTCGCGTGCGGCTTCGCGGCGCTCGCGTATGCGGAATTCGCCTCGACGATACCCGTCGCCGGTTCGATCTACACGTATTCGTACGCGACGCTCGGCGAGCTGGCCGCGTGGATCATCGGCTGGGATTTGATGCTCGAGTATGGGCTTGCCACTTCGGCGGTGTCGGTTGGCTGGTCGGGGTATCTGCAATCGCTGCTGTCGGGTTTCGGCGTGTCGCTGCCCGTTGCACTGACGGCTGCGCCTGGCGCGCTGCCCGGCCACGAGACGCTGTTCAACTTGCCCGCGTTTCTCGTGATGATGGCGATCACGACGCTGCTCTCTGTCGGCGTGCGCGAATCGACGCGCGTGAACAATCTGATGGTTGCGATCAAGGTGACCGTGGTGTTGCTGGTGATTGCCGTCGGTGTGTTTCATGTGAAGCCCGAGAACTGGCATCCGTTCATGCCGAACGGGATGGGCGGCGTGTTCGGCGCGGCGGCTGTGATGTTCTTTGCGTTTATCGGGTTCGATTCGGTGTCGTCGGCGGCCGAAGAAGTGAAGGACCCGAAGCGCGACCTGCCGATCGGGATCATTGCGTCGCTGGGCGTTTGCGCGGTGCTGTATGTCGCTGTCGCCGCCGTCGTGACGGGGATCGTGCCGTCGGCGCAGTTCGCGAATATTTCGCATCCGGTTTCGTATGCGTTGCAGGTTGCTGGGCAGAACTGGGTTGCCGGGTTTATCGATCTCGGTGCGGTGCTTGGGATGCTGACCGTGATTCTTGTGATGGCCTACGGGCAGACGCGGGTGATCTTTGCGATGTCGCGGGATGGGTTGTTGCCTGCGGCGCTGTCTAAGGTGCATCCGCGGTTTGCTACGCCTTTTGCCACGACCTGGCTCGTTGGGATTGTGTTTGGGCTGATCGGTGCCCTCGTGCCTTTGAATGTGCTCGCTGAGCTGATCAATATCGGGACCTTGGCGGCGTTTTCGATGGTGTCCATCGCCGTGCTCGTGCTGCGGCGCACGCATCCTGATTTGCCCAGGGCTTTCCGCTGCCCTGGCGTCCCCATTGTGCCTGTGCTGGCTGTTGCCTCCTGCCTGTTCTTGATGGTCAATCTCAGCAAGGTTACCTGGATTGCGTTTGTGATCTGGCTTCTGGTTGGGATGATTGTTTATTTTGGGTACTCGCGGAGGCATTCCAAACTCGCGCACGGCGAGCGTTAA
- a CDS encoding carbon monoxide dehydrogenase subunit G, which translates to MELTETYTLLVPQQRAWEALNDTEILRASIPGCDSIEPDGENAYAVALSAAVGPVKARFKGRMELTNIDAPHTYTIVFEGQGGAAGFGKGQTHVTLEPDGDDATTLTYTATAQVGGKLAQIGSRLVDGAARKLASEFFRRFGEQLTGGSGDVQAESGDSGDTASSAGDGEAAAEGSGEEPKRKKSWTAWISKS; encoded by the coding sequence ATGGAGCTGACCGAAACCTACACGCTACTCGTGCCGCAGCAGCGCGCATGGGAAGCGCTGAACGACACGGAGATTTTGCGCGCGTCGATTCCTGGCTGCGACAGCATCGAACCGGATGGCGAGAACGCGTACGCCGTCGCGTTGAGCGCGGCTGTCGGACCGGTGAAGGCGCGCTTCAAGGGCCGCATGGAACTCACCAATATCGACGCGCCTCACACGTATACGATCGTGTTCGAAGGCCAGGGCGGCGCGGCGGGTTTCGGTAAAGGGCAAACGCATGTGACGCTCGAACCCGACGGCGACGACGCGACGACGCTCACCTACACGGCGACTGCACAAGTCGGCGGCAAGCTCGCGCAGATCGGCTCGCGGCTCGTCGACGGCGCGGCGCGCAAGCTCGCGAGTGAGTTTTTCAGGCGCTTCGGCGAGCAATTGACGGGCGGCAGTGGCGATGTGCAGGCAGAATCGGGCGATTCAGGCGACACTGCCAGTTCCGCCGGTGACGGCGAAGCCGCCGCCGAAGGCAGTGGCGAAGAACCGAAGAGGAAGAAATCATGGACAGCGTGGATCTCGAAGTCCTGA
- a CDS encoding MoxR family ATPase yields the protein MQPASIDDTLAQLTAQGYFASRELATALFLALRMERPLFVEGEPGVGKTELAKAAAGMLGTSMLRLQCYEGLDTASALYEWDYPRQIMALRLAEAAGEKPDSSTLYRSEFLLKRPLLQALMPDEHHPGARRVLLIDEIDRADEPFEAFLLELLSDFQVSIPEYGTVRAEHPPLVVMTSNRTREVHDALKRRCLYQWIGYPDRERELAIVAARAPETGEALQRRAVDFVHRLRGMDLFKAPGIAETIDWCRALAALTVTELDPQSVQDTLGVLLKYQDDLARFDAEQIRQCLAAAE from the coding sequence ATGCAGCCCGCTTCAATCGACGACACCCTCGCCCAGCTCACCGCGCAAGGCTACTTCGCGAGCCGCGAACTCGCGACTGCGCTCTTTCTCGCGCTGCGCATGGAACGGCCGCTGTTTGTCGAAGGCGAGCCGGGCGTCGGCAAGACAGAACTGGCGAAAGCGGCGGCGGGCATGCTCGGCACGTCGATGCTGCGGCTGCAATGCTATGAAGGGCTCGATACGGCGAGCGCGCTGTACGAGTGGGACTATCCGCGTCAGATCATGGCGCTGCGGCTCGCCGAAGCGGCCGGCGAGAAGCCCGACAGCAGCACGCTGTATCGGAGCGAGTTTCTGTTGAAGCGGCCTCTGCTGCAGGCGTTGATGCCAGATGAGCATCATCCCGGCGCGCGGCGCGTGCTGCTGATCGACGAAATCGACCGCGCCGACGAGCCGTTCGAAGCGTTCCTGCTCGAACTGCTGTCGGACTTTCAGGTGTCGATTCCCGAATACGGCACGGTGCGCGCCGAGCATCCGCCACTCGTCGTGATGACGTCGAATCGCACGCGCGAAGTGCACGACGCGTTGAAGCGCCGCTGTCTGTATCAGTGGATTGGTTATCCCGACCGCGAGCGCGAACTGGCGATCGTCGCGGCGCGCGCGCCCGAAACGGGCGAAGCGCTGCAACGCCGCGCCGTCGATTTCGTGCATCGGCTGCGCGGCATGGATCTGTTCAAGGCGCCGGGCATCGCGGAGACGATCGACTGGTGCCGCGCGCTCGCCGCGCTCACCGTCACCGAACTCGATCCGCAATCGGTGCAGGACACGCTCGGTGTGCTGCTCAAGTACCAGGACGACCTCGCGCGATTCGACGCCGAACAGATCCGCCAATGTCTTGCGGCGGCGGAGTAG
- a CDS encoding (2Fe-2S)-binding protein — protein sequence MAISISLTVNGSPVTANVEPHTLLVQFLREQLRLTGTHVGCDTAQCGACTIHLNGRAIKSCNMLAVQAEGQEITTIEGLSKNGELHPMQAAFRECHGLQCGFCTPGMVMSATALVATNPNLTEDEVRRQLDGNLCRCTGYHNIVKAVVQGAAGMQADASSKAATTV from the coding sequence ATGGCGATCAGCATCAGTCTGACGGTGAACGGTTCACCCGTTACCGCGAACGTCGAGCCGCACACCCTGCTTGTCCAGTTTCTACGAGAACAATTGCGGCTGACAGGAACGCACGTCGGCTGCGATACCGCGCAATGCGGCGCGTGCACGATTCATCTGAACGGCCGCGCGATCAAATCCTGCAACATGCTTGCCGTGCAGGCAGAAGGCCAGGAAATCACCACGATCGAAGGGCTTTCGAAAAACGGCGAACTGCACCCGATGCAAGCCGCTTTCCGCGAATGCCACGGCCTGCAGTGCGGATTCTGCACGCCAGGCATGGTGATGAGCGCGACCGCGCTGGTCGCGACCAATCCGAACCTCACGGAAGACGAAGTGCGCCGTCAACTCGACGGCAACCTGTGCCGCTGTACGGGCTACCACAACATCGTCAAGGCCGTCGTTCAGGGCGCTGCCGGCATGCAAGCCGACGCGTCTTCGAAAGCCGCCACGACCGTCTGA
- a CDS encoding PepSY-associated TM helix domain-containing protein, producing the protein MNAPESIELKPAARAGVMSAGVQQLDADELATRRQRSRRANFIKWLRKVHGWVGLWGAVLGLLFGVTGFLLNHRAGPLKVSSGEPQVEQLQIALPQKGFKSPGDMAHWLKDELHIDGKPGRARREPAHPVAWGDQSAVQPEFWQIAIAAPGQNVQAEYWVGNGFVSVKRTQNSFLGTMNNLHKGVGLSVGWVLLIDTIAGSLILLSLTGVLLWTERNKRRTVGVVLVGGSIVAAVVCGLM; encoded by the coding sequence ATGAACGCGCCCGAATCGATCGAACTGAAGCCTGCTGCCCGCGCGGGTGTGATGTCTGCCGGCGTCCAGCAACTGGACGCAGACGAACTGGCCACGCGGCGTCAGCGCTCGCGACGCGCGAATTTCATCAAATGGCTGCGCAAGGTGCACGGCTGGGTGGGGCTATGGGGCGCTGTGCTCGGGCTGCTGTTCGGCGTGACGGGCTTTCTGCTGAATCACCGTGCGGGACCGCTGAAGGTGTCGTCAGGCGAACCGCAGGTCGAGCAGTTGCAGATCGCGTTGCCGCAGAAGGGCTTCAAGTCTCCAGGCGACATGGCGCACTGGCTAAAGGACGAACTGCATATCGACGGCAAGCCGGGCAGGGCGCGCCGCGAGCCCGCGCACCCGGTCGCGTGGGGCGATCAAAGCGCCGTGCAGCCGGAGTTCTGGCAGATTGCGATCGCCGCGCCGGGGCAGAACGTGCAGGCCGAGTATTGGGTGGGCAACGGCTTCGTGTCGGTGAAACGTACGCAAAACTCGTTTCTCGGCACGATGAACAACCTTCATAAGGGCGTTGGGTTGAGCGTCGGCTGGGTGCTGTTGATCGATACGATCGCGGGCAGTCTGATTCTGCTGTCGCTGACGGGCGTGCTGCTGTGGACGGAGCGCAACAAGCGGCGGACCGTGGGTGTCGTGCTGGTTGGCGGGTCGATCGTGGCGGCGGTGGTTTGTGGGTTGATGTGA
- a CDS encoding XdhC family protein: MDSVDLEVLKSSARWLEQGHRALLVTVVKTWGSSPRPEGAMLVVREDGAVVGSVSGGCIEDDLIDRVRQRGIEQTKPEAVKYGISAEEAHRFGLPCGGTIQLVLEPLTEASGIAELCDAVEDGRLVARTLDMETGVARLGPAQATDGVDFDDRRLLTIHGPRYRMLVIGAGQLSRYLCNIAVGLDYQVTVCDPREEYTDEWDVPGTKVVRTMPDDTVLDMKLDERCAVIALTHDPKLDDLALMEALKTPAFYVGALGSRRNNAARRERLKEFDLTETELARLHGPVGIYIGSRTPPEIAVSILAEVTAAKNGVSLPTLLQVEGAKAAREIAASGGAACSIPD; the protein is encoded by the coding sequence ATGGACAGCGTGGATCTCGAAGTCCTGAAGTCCAGCGCGCGCTGGCTCGAACAGGGACATCGCGCGCTACTCGTGACGGTCGTGAAGACGTGGGGCTCGTCGCCGCGTCCCGAGGGCGCGATGCTCGTCGTGCGCGAAGATGGCGCGGTGGTGGGTTCGGTGTCGGGCGGCTGTATCGAAGACGATCTGATCGATCGCGTGCGTCAGCGTGGGATCGAGCAGACGAAGCCCGAAGCGGTGAAGTACGGCATTTCGGCCGAAGAAGCGCATCGCTTTGGTTTGCCGTGCGGCGGGACCATTCAGCTCGTGCTGGAGCCTTTGACGGAGGCAAGCGGTATCGCTGAACTGTGCGATGCCGTTGAAGACGGACGGCTCGTCGCGCGCACGCTCGATATGGAAACGGGTGTCGCGCGTTTGGGTCCCGCGCAAGCAACGGATGGCGTCGATTTCGACGACCGGCGTCTGCTGACGATACACGGCCCGCGTTATCGGATGCTGGTGATCGGGGCGGGGCAACTGTCGCGCTATCTGTGCAATATCGCGGTCGGGCTCGATTATCAGGTGACCGTGTGCGATCCGCGCGAAGAGTACACGGATGAGTGGGACGTGCCGGGCACCAAGGTCGTTCGCACGATGCCCGACGATACCGTGCTCGATATGAAGCTCGATGAACGCTGCGCCGTGATCGCACTGACGCATGATCCGAAGCTCGACGATCTCGCGCTGATGGAAGCGTTGAAAACGCCTGCGTTTTACGTCGGTGCGTTGGGCTCGCGGCGCAATAACGCGGCGCGGCGCGAAAGGCTCAAAGAGTTCGATCTCACCGAGACGGAACTCGCGAGGCTGCATGGGCCGGTTGGGATTTATATCGGTAGCAGAACGCCGCCTGAGATCGCCGTGTCGATTCTTGCCGAAGTCACGGCGGCCAAGAATGGCGTGTCGCTGCCGACGCTGCTGCAGGTCGAAGGCGCCAAGGCGGCGCGTGAGATTGCGGCTAGTGGTGGCGCGGCTTGTAGTATTCCGGATTAA
- a CDS encoding VWA domain-containing protein gives MMPISDPNAATLARNVVHFVRLLRGAGLPMSPAQAVDALEALRWIDLDRRDDVRAALAALLLCAPDERDLFNAAFDLFWRDPDWEGKLRALLLPRVTSGIPPPRRNNRLADALAAHHAKHRKQTAQAADKDRHELHAHVTFSAEERLRHRDFDTLTADEWRTLRHLIRAQRLPLAMEPTRRLKAASHGTHADLRASARHAVRAGGDWTVWKYRAVVARKPPLVLLLDISGSMSSYSRAVLYFCHALLQSRERLQVFLFGTRLTNATRALKERDPDVAIAALADQVVDWSGGTRIGAALAEFNRRWARRVLTGRATVLLVTDGLDHEAIDVLETEMARLRRFAHRIVWLNPLLRYREFSPKARGVQAMLPFVDAHKPVHNLDSLAAFGRDLAQLTRVSRDAARAAISEGATSWS, from the coding sequence ATGATGCCCATCAGCGATCCCAACGCCGCGACGCTCGCACGCAACGTCGTGCACTTCGTGCGGCTGTTGCGCGGCGCAGGCTTGCCGATGTCGCCGGCACAAGCCGTCGATGCGCTCGAAGCGTTGCGCTGGATCGATCTCGACCGGCGCGACGACGTACGCGCGGCGCTCGCCGCGTTGCTGTTGTGCGCGCCCGATGAGCGCGACCTCTTCAACGCCGCGTTCGATCTTTTCTGGCGCGATCCCGATTGGGAAGGCAAGCTGCGCGCGCTGCTTCTGCCAAGGGTGACGAGCGGCATCCCGCCGCCCAGGCGCAACAACCGGCTCGCCGACGCGCTCGCCGCGCATCACGCGAAGCACCGCAAGCAAACCGCCCAAGCCGCCGACAAAGACCGCCACGAACTGCACGCGCACGTGACGTTCAGCGCCGAAGAGCGTCTGCGTCATCGCGATTTCGACACACTTACCGCAGACGAATGGCGCACGCTGCGTCACCTGATTCGCGCACAGCGCCTGCCGCTCGCGATGGAGCCGACGCGTCGGCTGAAAGCGGCGTCGCACGGCACGCATGCGGATCTGCGCGCGAGCGCGCGACATGCCGTGCGCGCGGGCGGTGACTGGACGGTGTGGAAGTATCGCGCGGTGGTCGCACGCAAGCCGCCGCTCGTGTTGTTGCTCGATATTTCCGGGTCGATGAGCAGCTATTCGCGTGCCGTGCTGTACTTCTGCCATGCGCTGCTGCAATCGCGCGAACGCTTGCAGGTGTTTCTGTTCGGCACGCGCCTCACCAATGCGACGCGTGCGCTAAAAGAACGCGATCCCGATGTCGCGATTGCTGCGCTCGCGGATCAGGTGGTCGACTGGTCGGGCGGCACGCGCATCGGCGCGGCGCTTGCCGAATTCAACCGCCGTTGGGCACGCAGAGTGCTGACAGGCAGAGCGACCGTGCTGCTCGTCACCGATGGCCTCGATCACGAAGCCATCGACGTGCTCGAAACCGAAATGGCCCGCCTGCGCCGCTTCGCGCATCGCATCGTGTGGCTCAATCCGTTGTTGCGTTACCGCGAGTTCTCGCCAAAGGCGCGCGGCGTACAGGCAATGCTGCCGTTCGTCGATGCGCACAAGCCGGTTCACAATCTCGACAGCCTGGCTGCGTTCGGCCGCGATCTCGCGCAATTGACGCGCGTGTCCCGCGATGCCGCGCGCGCCGCGATCTCTGAAGGAGCGACGTCATGGAGCTGA
- a CDS encoding xanthine dehydrogenase family protein molybdopterin-binding subunit: protein MNAPDSHRMVGTPVRRKEDYRFLTGNGQYTDDIVLPGQTYAVFLRSPHAHARITRIDTTAAKQSPGVVAIFTGADLAAENVGGLPCGWLIHSIDGKPMHEPPHPVIAHTKVRHVGDQVAIVIADSVKAAKDAAELIEVDYAELPAVIDTTHASDAGQPAVHDEVPDNTCYTWGHGDKAATDAAFAKAHHVTTLDIVNNRLIPNAIEPRAVNASYAPQDDSYTVYVANQNPHVERLLMAAFVLSLPESKVRVVAPDVGGGFGSKIFLYAEDVALTWASKKIRRPVKWTAERSEAFLSDAHGRDHVTKAELAMDADGKFLAMRVHTIANMGAYLSTFASSVPTILYATLLAGQYATPAIYAEVKAVFTNTVPVDAYRGAGRPEATYVVERLVETAARDMNMDPAEIRRRNFIRSFPYATPVGLTYDTGDYEPCLDRAMELADVKGFAARRQESEKNGKRRGLGYSCYIEACGLAPSNIAGALGARAGLFEAGEVRVHPTGSVTVFTGSHSHGQGHETTFAQVVSDRLGVPIDNIDIVHGDTGRIPFGMGTYGSRSIAVGGSAIMKALDKIESKAKKIAAHLLEASADDIEFKDGTFRVAGTDRTKTFADVSLAAYVPHNYPLDKLEPGLDESAFYDPTNFTYPAGAYICEVEVDVDTGETRIERFTAVDDFGNVINPMIVEGQVHGGLGQGIGQAMLERCVYDKDTGQLLSGSYMDYAMPHASDLPSFTVETAKGTPCTHNPLGVKGCGEAGAIGSPPAVINAIIDALAPLGVTDLQMPATPHRVWSAIHAAQNSRP, encoded by the coding sequence ATGAACGCACCCGATTCGCACCGCATGGTAGGCACCCCCGTCCGGCGCAAGGAAGACTATCGCTTCCTCACCGGCAACGGCCAGTACACCGACGACATCGTCCTGCCCGGTCAGACCTACGCCGTATTCCTGCGCTCGCCCCACGCGCACGCGCGCATCACCCGTATTGACACCACCGCCGCGAAGCAGTCGCCCGGCGTCGTCGCGATTTTCACCGGCGCGGATCTCGCCGCTGAAAACGTCGGCGGGCTGCCGTGCGGCTGGCTGATCCACAGCATCGACGGCAAACCGATGCACGAGCCGCCGCATCCCGTGATTGCGCATACGAAAGTGCGCCACGTCGGCGACCAGGTCGCGATCGTGATCGCCGATTCGGTGAAAGCCGCAAAAGATGCCGCCGAACTGATCGAAGTCGATTACGCCGAACTGCCCGCCGTGATCGACACCACGCACGCGTCCGATGCCGGCCAGCCCGCCGTCCACGACGAAGTGCCCGACAACACCTGCTACACATGGGGCCACGGCGACAAGGCGGCCACCGATGCCGCGTTTGCCAAGGCGCATCACGTGACGACGCTCGATATCGTCAACAACCGCCTGATCCCGAATGCGATCGAGCCGCGCGCCGTCAACGCCAGCTACGCGCCGCAGGACGACAGCTACACCGTGTATGTGGCCAATCAGAATCCGCACGTCGAACGGCTGCTGATGGCCGCGTTCGTGCTGTCGCTGCCGGAATCGAAAGTGCGCGTGGTCGCGCCGGATGTCGGCGGCGGCTTCGGCTCGAAGATTTTTCTGTACGCGGAAGACGTCGCGCTGACGTGGGCGTCGAAGAAAATCCGCCGTCCGGTTAAGTGGACGGCCGAGCGTTCCGAAGCGTTTCTATCGGACGCGCACGGCCGCGATCACGTGACGAAAGCCGAACTGGCGATGGACGCCGACGGCAAGTTCCTCGCGATGCGCGTGCACACGATCGCCAACATGGGCGCGTATCTGTCGACCTTCGCCTCCAGCGTGCCGACCATCCTCTACGCGACGCTGCTCGCCGGCCAGTACGCGACGCCCGCGATCTATGCGGAAGTGAAAGCGGTCTTCACGAACACGGTGCCCGTCGATGCGTATCGCGGCGCAGGCCGCCCGGAAGCGACATACGTAGTCGAGCGCCTCGTCGAAACAGCGGCGCGCGACATGAACATGGACCCCGCTGAAATCCGCCGCCGCAACTTCATCCGCTCGTTCCCGTATGCAACGCCCGTCGGCCTCACGTACGACACGGGCGACTATGAACCCTGTCTCGACCGCGCGATGGAACTCGCAGACGTCAAAGGCTTCGCCGCGCGCAGGCAGGAATCGGAGAAGAACGGCAAGCGCCGCGGACTCGGTTACTCGTGCTACATCGAAGCGTGCGGGCTCGCGCCGTCGAACATCGCGGGCGCGCTCGGTGCACGCGCGGGCCTGTTCGAAGCGGGCGAAGTGCGCGTGCATCCGACCGGCTCCGTCACCGTCTTCACCGGCTCGCACAGTCACGGCCAGGGCCATGAAACGACCTTCGCGCAGGTCGTGTCCGACCGCCTCGGCGTGCCGATCGACAACATCGATATCGTCCACGGCGACACCGGGCGCATTCCATTCGGCATGGGCACGTATGGCTCGCGTTCGATCGCCGTCGGCGGCTCGGCGATCATGAAGGCGCTCGACAAGATCGAATCGAAAGCGAAGAAGATCGCGGCGCATCTGCTCGAAGCATCGGCGGATGACATCGAGTTCAAGGACGGCACGTTCCGCGTCGCCGGCACCGACCGCACGAAAACCTTCGCCGACGTGTCGCTCGCCGCCTACGTGCCGCACAACTATCCGCTCGACAAGCTTGAGCCTGGCCTCGACGAAAGCGCGTTCTACGATCCGACCAATTTCACCTATCCGGCGGGCGCGTATATCTGCGAAGTCGAAGTGGACGTCGATACGGGCGAGACGCGCATCGAGCGCTTCACGGCTGTCGATGACTTCGGCAACGTGATCAATCCGATGATCGTCGAAGGACAGGTGCACGGCGGTCTTGGCCAGGGCATCGGCCAGGCGATGCTGGAGCGCTGCGTGTACGACAAAGACACCGGCCAGTTGCTGTCCGGTTCGTACATGGACTACGCGATGCCGCATGCGTCCGATCTGCCGTCGTTCACCGTCGAAACCGCGAAGGGCACGCCGTGCACGCACAATCCGCTCGGCGTGAAGGGTTGCGGTGAAGCGGGCGCGATCGGTTCGCCTCCTGCCGTGATCAACGCGATCATCGATGCGCTCGCGCCGCTCGGCGTCACGGACCTGCAGATGCCGGCCACGCCGCATCGCGTGTGGTCCGCGATCCACGCAGCGCAAAACTCACGTCCCTGA